The Toxorhynchites rutilus septentrionalis strain SRP chromosome 3, ASM2978413v1, whole genome shotgun sequence genome includes a region encoding these proteins:
- the LOC129778162 gene encoding sialic acid synthase isoform X1: protein MKISDRTIGEGHPVFIIAEIGQNHQGSLEIAKEMILKAKEIGVDCVKFQKSCLNSKFTLEALKRPYTGYNSWGETYGEHKAYLEFSVDDYRELQQFCFEKEIFFSASAMDPVSLSHLLDLKLPFVKLGSGDANNIPLLRESIASNIPLIVSTGMQTWSQVQWIYRNLRNQSGAILHCVSAYPTPPSEALLRLIPIYMERFPEVVVGYSGHEMGIQLTVASVLLGACIVERHFTLDKSSKGTDHKASLNPEEFAKLVRYIRTIEQSEINCEVQRIPDVLSEILDKEDYDREELLLALQSTSPEDRKLLKSEIACHDKLGKSLVFLKNISEGSILKEEHVGVKVSQPHGLSPTLYDRVIGKKVIRRCCKDEPISTGDLVDM from the exons ATGAAGATCTCCGACAGAACTATAGGCGAAGGCCACCCAGTTTTCATTATTGCTGAGATTGGACAAAACCACCAAGGATCGTTGGAAATTGCGAAAGAAATGATACTGAAAGCAAAG GAAATTGGTGTCGACTGTGTAAAGTTCCAAAAATCTTgcttaaattcaaagttcacgCTGGAGGCTTTGAAACGTCCATACACTGGATATAATTCTTGGGGTGAAACATATGGCGAACACAAAGCTTATCTGGAGTTCTCTGTGGACGATTATCGTGAACTGcaacaattttgttttgaaaaagaaaTTTTCTTCAGTGCTTCTGCGATGGATCCTGTTTCCTTGAGTCATTTACTTGATCTCAAATTACCGTTCGTCAAGCTAGGTTCAGGGGATGCGAACAACATTCCTCTTTTGAGAGAGTCGATAGCGTCAAATATTCCACTGATTGTATCCACCGGAATGCAAACGTGGAGCCAGGTTCAGTGGATCTATCGAAATTTACGGAACCAATCAGGTGCTATACTCCATTGTGTCTCAGCTTATCCCACGCCACCATCTGAAGCACTTCTGCGCCTGATACCCATCTACATGGAACGCTTCCCTGAAGTTGTAGTAGGTTACTCTGGGCACGAGATGGGTATCCAACTCACCGTCGCAAGTGTGCTCTTGGGAGCGTGTATTGTTGAACGACACTTCACACTTGATAAAAGCAGTAAGGGAACCGATCATAAGGCATCCCTTAATCCCGAAGAGTTCGCTAAATTAGTTCGATACATACGAACGATAGAACAATCGGAAATAAACTGTGAAGTGCAACGCATTCCAGATGTGCTGTCGGAGATATTAGATAAAGAAGATTACGATCGTGAGGAGCTTCTTCTTGCTTTGCAGTCTACTTCTCCCGAGGACAGGAAATTACTGAAGTCGGAAATAGCATGTCATGACAAACTTGGTAAGTCACTtgtctttttgaaaaatatctcGGAAGGAAGTATTCTGAAGGAAGAACACGTCGGTGTTAAGGTGAGCCAACCGCATGGATTATCGCCCACGTTATACGACCGAGTGATTGGAAAGAAAGTTATAAGACGGTGCTGCAAGGACGAACCAATTTCGACGGGGGACCTTGTGGATATGTGA
- the LOC129778165 gene encoding dynein light chain Tctex-type protein 2B-like, which yields MLQQEQLLKVNRPCPDPDTNVANEASPPPPSTYQMRPTLEQSFKSQKIKEIINDVLNDTLSGQTYTAVDAARWTKNLADEISLKVKDLEMKRYKHVVQVVLGQQLGAGCKYIARCRWDAECDNQTSSEFKNATIFCIVTVFGLYLY from the exons ATGCTTCAACAAGAACAGCTGTTGAAGGTTAACCGGCCATGTCCTGATCCTGACACGAATGTAGCAAACGAAGCAAGTCCACCTCCCCCCAGTACGTATCAGATGCGTCCCACTCTTGAACAGAGCTTCAAATCCCAAAAGATCAAAGAAATTATCAATGATGTTTTAAATGATACATTAAGCG GACAAACCTACACTGCTGTTGATGCTGCCCGATGGACCAAAAACCTGGCCGATGAGATCAGCCTCAAGGTAAAGGATTTAGAGATGAAGCGATACAAACACGTAGTGCAGGTTGTACTCGGCCAGCAATTGGGCGCTGGTTGTAAGTATATAGCACGGTGTCGATGGGACGCCGAATGCGACAATCAAACGTCGAGCGAGTTCAAAAACGCCACTATATTCTGCATTGTCACTGTATTCGGTCTGTATCTGTACTGA
- the LOC129776468 gene encoding zinc transporter 7: MLPLTHKDSRGFTYKVREKFNSLVRLIFSDRNSRNLFLFLLLNLSFAFVELMYGIWTNSLGLISDSFHMFFDCTGLLAGLAASVITKWKANDKYSYGYVRAEVLAGFVNSLFLLFIAFFIMSEAVERAIEPPEVKHERLFVVSVLGLLVNLVGIYAFQHGGHGHSHGGHGHSHGGHGHSHGHSHGSHTESNHLLANHSNHGHSHGGVEHNHHNHSTSVNVEMPISSNNSQIMRGVFLHILADTLGSVGVIISAVLMQLFGWMRADPICSIFIALTIGLSTLSLIRESVMVLMQRQPVSLDRVLPQCYQKVTGLAGVYSVQEPRFWTLCSDVYVGAIKLEVSKNVDPRYVVQHTRMIFEAIGVRQIHIQLDYAAM, translated from the exons ATGCTTCCACTGACACATAAAGATTCCCGTGGCTTCACCTATAAAGTACGAGAAAAGTTCAACAGTCTGGTTCGGTTGATTTTTTCGGACCGGAACTCACGAAACTTATTCTTGTTTCTGTTGCTGAACTTGAGTTTTGCGTTTGTCGAGCTGATGTACGGCATATGGACTAATAGTTTAG GATTAATTTCGGATTCATTCCATATGTTCTTCGACTGCACTGGCTTATTGGCTGGTTTGGCTGCGTCTGTTATTACTAAATGGAAAGCCAACGACAAATACTCGTATGGCTATGTGCGAGCAGAGGTACTCGCCGGGTTCGTGAACAGTTTATTCCTGCTGTTTATAGCATTCTTCATCATGTCCGAGGCTGTCGAACGAGCGATAGAGCCGCCGGAGGTAAAGCACGAACGACTGTTTGTTGTTTCGGTGCTAGGACTGTTGGTAAATCTGGTTGGCATTTACGCGTTCCAGCATGGTGGACACGGTCACAGCCACGGAGGACATGGCCATAGTCACGGCGGTCATGGGCATTCACATGGCCATAGTCATGGAAGTCACACTGAGTCTAATCATTTGTTGGCCAATCACAGCAATCATGGTCATAGTCACGGAGGTGTCGAGCATAATCATCACAATCATTCTACGTCTGTTAATGTGGAAATGCCCATTTCGTCAAATAACTCGCAAATTATGCGCGGTGTCTTCCTGCATATTCTGGCTGATACACTGGGTTCGGTCGGGGTGATTATTTCTGCCGTCCTCATGCAGTTGTTCGGTTGGATGCGAGCTGATCCAATTTGCAGCATATTCATAGCTCTCACGATTGGCCTCAGCACACTCTCGTTGATCAGAGAATCAGTTATGGTGCTAATGCAACGTCAGCCGGTTAGTCTCGATCGGGTCCTACCTCAGTGCTACCAAAAGGTGACCGGACTTGCCGGTGTCTACAGCGTCCAAGAGCCCCGTTTTTGGACTCTCTGCAGCGACGTTTACGTAGGAGCTATCAAGCTCGAGGTATCGAAAAACGTGGATCCCCGGTATGTAGTGCAGCACACGCGGATGATCTTCGAAGCTATCGGCGTGCGACAAATCCACATTCAGCTTGACTACGCAGCAATGTGA
- the LOC129778162 gene encoding sialic acid synthase isoform X2: protein MKISDRTIGEGHPVFIIAEIGQNHQGSLEIAKEMILKAKEIGVDCVKFQKSCLNSKFTLEALKRPYTGYNSWGETYGEHKAYLEFSVDDYRELQQFCFEKEIFFSASAMDPVSLSHLLDLKLPFVKLGSGDANNIPLLRESIASNIPLIVSTGMQTWSQVQWIYRNLRNQSGAILHCVSAYPTPPSEALLRLIPIYMERFPEVVVGYSGHEMGIQLTVASVLLGACIVERHFTLDKSSKGTDHKASLNPEEFAKLVRYIRTIEQSEINCEVQRIPDVLSEILDKEDYDREELLLALQSTSPEDRKLLKSEIACHDKLGEPTAWIIAHVIRPSDWKESYKTVLQGRTNFDGGPCGYVNSYFQFTPSTVVCLNFQ from the exons ATGAAGATCTCCGACAGAACTATAGGCGAAGGCCACCCAGTTTTCATTATTGCTGAGATTGGACAAAACCACCAAGGATCGTTGGAAATTGCGAAAGAAATGATACTGAAAGCAAAG GAAATTGGTGTCGACTGTGTAAAGTTCCAAAAATCTTgcttaaattcaaagttcacgCTGGAGGCTTTGAAACGTCCATACACTGGATATAATTCTTGGGGTGAAACATATGGCGAACACAAAGCTTATCTGGAGTTCTCTGTGGACGATTATCGTGAACTGcaacaattttgttttgaaaaagaaaTTTTCTTCAGTGCTTCTGCGATGGATCCTGTTTCCTTGAGTCATTTACTTGATCTCAAATTACCGTTCGTCAAGCTAGGTTCAGGGGATGCGAACAACATTCCTCTTTTGAGAGAGTCGATAGCGTCAAATATTCCACTGATTGTATCCACCGGAATGCAAACGTGGAGCCAGGTTCAGTGGATCTATCGAAATTTACGGAACCAATCAGGTGCTATACTCCATTGTGTCTCAGCTTATCCCACGCCACCATCTGAAGCACTTCTGCGCCTGATACCCATCTACATGGAACGCTTCCCTGAAGTTGTAGTAGGTTACTCTGGGCACGAGATGGGTATCCAACTCACCGTCGCAAGTGTGCTCTTGGGAGCGTGTATTGTTGAACGACACTTCACACTTGATAAAAGCAGTAAGGGAACCGATCATAAGGCATCCCTTAATCCCGAAGAGTTCGCTAAATTAGTTCGATACATACGAACGATAGAACAATCGGAAATAAACTGTGAAGTGCAACGCATTCCAGATGTGCTGTCGGAGATATTAGATAAAGAAGATTACGATCGTGAGGAGCTTCTTCTTGCTTTGCAGTCTACTTCTCCCGAGGACAGGAAATTACTGAAGTCGGAAATAGCATGTCATGACAAACTTG GTGAGCCAACCGCATGGATTATCGCCCACGTTATACGACCGAGTGATTGGAAAGAAAGTTATAAGACGGTGCTGCAAGGACGAACCAATTTCGACGGGGGACCTTGTGGATATGTGAATTCATACTTCCAATTTACCCCAAGCACAGTTGTATGTTTAAATTTCCAATAA